From Triticum aestivum cultivar Chinese Spring chromosome 4A, IWGSC CS RefSeq v2.1, whole genome shotgun sequence, a single genomic window includes:
- the LOC542963 gene encoding 40S ribosomal protein S3a: MAVGKNKRISKGRKGSKKKAVDPFTKKQWYDIKAPLLFTSRNVGKTLVSRTQGTKIASEGLKHRVFEVSLADLQNDEDQAYRKIRLRAEDVQGMNVLTNFWGMDFTTDKLRSLVRKWQTLIEAHVDVKTTDNYMLRMFAIGFTKRRPNQVKRTCYAQASQIRQIRRKMVEIMVNQAASCDLKELVNKFIPEVIGKEIEKATSGIFPLQNVYVRKVKILKAPKFDLGKLMEVHGDYKEDVGVKLDRPADGDEVIPGAEEVAAAE, encoded by the exons ATGGCGGTCGGCAAGAACAAGCGCATCTCCAAGGGGAGGAAGGGAAGCAAGAAGAAGGC CGTCGATCCGTTCACCAAGAAGCAGTGGTATGACATCAAGGCGCCGCTGCTGTTCACCAGCCGCAACGTCGGCAAGACCCTCGTGTCCAGGACGCAGGGTACCAAG aTTGCCTCAGAGGGTCTGAAGCACAGGGTGTTCGAAGTATCTCTAGCTGATCTTCAGAACGATGAGGACCAGGCCTACAGGAAGATCAGACTCCGTGCTGAGGATGTGCAAGGGATGAATGTCCTCACAAACTTCTGG GGCATGGACTTCACCACTGACAAGCTCAGGTCTCTTGTGAGGAAGTGGCAGACACTCATTGAGGCTCATGTGGATGTGAAGACCACTGACAACTACATGCTCCGCATGTTCGCCATTGGCTTCACCAAGAGACGCCCAAACCAGGTGAAGCGCACTTGCTATGCCCAAGCAAGTCAGATCAGACAG ATCCGCCGCAAGATGGTTGAGATCATGGTCAACCAAGCTGCAAGCTGTGACTTGAAGGAGCTTGTGAACAAGTTCATCCCTGAGGTGATTGGAAAGGAGATTGAGAAGGCCACCTCAGGCATCTTCCCCCTCCAGAACGTGTACGTCCGCAAGGTGAAGATCCTGAAGGCCCCCAAGTTCGACCTGGGGAAGCTCATGGAG GTTCACGGTGACTACAAGGAGGATGTTGGTGTGAAGCTTGACAGGCCTGCTGATGGAGATGAGGTGATTCCTGGAGCAGAGGAGGTTGCTGCTGCTGAGTAG
- the LOC123084971 gene encoding protein NPGR1: MAAIMLCTCSGDQSKFEEMPRSPESLATRDFSASGSCSRPGKREATPDDSQVNEVESDLRETLSLNYEEARALLGRLEYQRGNFDAALQVLQGIDIRSLKPRMTSAVTESAKPKVSPRSSRRKTSQVNGMLVHMSMHSVSLLLEAILLKARSLERLGRVTDAAEECRTIIDIVESAWPDGVPEGTSEDCKLIDMFHSALEYLPNLWMRSGCFEEAITAYRRALARPWNLDSQRSANLQKDLAVTLLYCGIEVKSPQEFSQQRNLATPENNIEEAILLLFVLIRKLTFQEIKWDPDLVNHLMYALSLSGHYEVLARHLEMLLPGTYSRSERWYVLALCYSAAGMDDSALNIIRNGFRVLERKGKPHIPSLLLGAKLCCKNPKHASEGIKFANKARESFRSHDMHFISAVNHFLGVCYGPFARSSTSHTEKMRLQDDALRLLQDAAATAKYNPEILYSLAWENAMQRKLNAAIESAAECLEMVTGSSVSTWKLLILVLSAQQNLEEAESVADIALDEAEQEDQMGILRLKALIQSSRGQFKSAVESFRILLAIIQAKKEIWKLTPYDKVKSLHELEMEAWLDLASIYTKLEAWNDSNICLDKAKSIDFLSPKCWHVKGLILEAQSLHQEALEAFSFSLSINPDYVPSMVSMASILRTLGAKSSSIARTFLRSATRLEPTNHQAWMGLGLVLKSEGSVLEAADCFQAAYELLELSPIQDFSEQLPILLQ, translated from the exons ATGGCTGCAATCATGTTATGCACGTGCAGCGGGGACCAATCGAAGTTTGAAGAGATGCCCCGATCACCGGAATCTCTCGCAACACGGGATTTCTCAGCAAGTGGTTCTTGTTCGAGACCAGGAAAACGAGAAGCAACGCCTGATGATAGCCAAGTGAATGAAGTGGAATCGGACTTAAGAGAGACTCTTTCGCTAAATTATGAG GAGGCCCGGGCATTGCTGGGTAGACTGGAGTATCAGAGAGGAAACTTTGATGCAGCATTGCAAGTCCTTCAGGGCATTGATATAAGAAGCCTCAAACCACGAATGACCAGTGCTGTTACTGAAAGTGCCAAGCCTAAAGTTTCTCCACGTTCTTCAAGACGGAAAACCTCACAAGTGAATGGAATGCTAGTGCATATGTCAATGCATTCTGTAAGTTTGCTTCTGGAAGCCATATTGCTTAAAGCGAGATCTTTGGAAAGACTTGGTAGAGTGACAG ATGCTGCAGAAGAATGCAGAACCATCATAGATATTGTAGAGTCTGCATGGCCGGATGGTGTTCCTGAAGGTACTTCCGAAGACTGTAAGTTGATAGACATGTTCCACTCGGCTCTAGAATATCTTCCTAACCTATGGATGAGAAGTGGTTGTTTTGAGGAGGCCATAACTGCATATCGGAGAGCTCTTGCAAGGCCCTGGAATTTGGATTCTCAAAGGTCCGCCAACTTACAAAAAGACTTAGCGGTGACTCTACTGTACTGTGGTATTGAAGTGAAGTCTCCTCAAGAGTTCAGTCAGCAACGGAACTTGGCAACCCCGGAGAACAACATCGAGGAAGCAATTTTGCTGCTGTTTGTACTTATCAGAAAGCTAACCTTCCAAGAAATAAAGTGGGATCCTGATCTCGTGAACCATTTGATGTACGCACTGTCATTGTCTGGTCATTATGAAGTCTTGGCCAGGCATCTAGAGATGTTGTTACCTGGAACCTATAGCAGATCAGAAAGATGGTACGTTCTCGCGCTTTGCTACAGTGCAGCTGGCATGGATGATAGTGCCTTAAATATCATAAGGAATGGTTTCCGTGTGTTAGAAAGGAAGGGGAAACCTCATATTCCATCTCTTCTTCTAGGAGCCAAACTATGTTGTAAGAACCCAAAGCATGCTTCTGAAGGAATAAAATTTGCAAATAAAGCCAGGGAGTCATTCAGAAGTCATGATATGCATTTCATCAGTGCTGTGAATCATTTCCTTGGTGTTTGTTATGGACCTTTTGCTAGGTCATCCACTTCTCACACAGAAAAAATGAGATTGCAAGATGATGCACTGAGGCTGTTGCAGGATGCTGCGGCAACGGCGAAGTATAATCCTGAAATACTGTACAGCCTTGCTTGGGAAAATGCAATGCAGCGCAAACTGAATGCAGCCATTGAAAGTGCAGCGGAATGTCTCGAAATGGTGACAGGAAGTTCAGTGAGTACCTGGAAGCTGTTGATTCTAGTGTTATCTGCACAGCAGAATTTGGAAGAAGCTGAATCAGTAGCTGATATTGCACTAGATGAGGCTGAGCAAGAGGATCAAATGGGTATTTTGAGGCTAAAAGCACTAATTCAGTCCTCCCGTGGACAATTCAAGTCTGCTGTGGAATCTTTTAGGATTTTGCTTGCAATCATTCAAGCAAAGAAGGAAATCTGGAAATTGACCCCTTATGATAAG GTTAAATCCCTGCATGAGTTAGAGATGGAAGCATGGTTAGATTTGGCATCAATATACACAAAGCTTGAAGCATGGAATGACTCAAACATCTGTCTTGACAAAGCAAAATCCATTGATTTCTTATCTCCAAAGTGCTGGCATGTCAAAG GCCTGATACTGGAGGCCCAGTCCTTGCACCAAGAAGCCCTCGAGGCATTCTCATTCTCCCTCTCCATCAATCCAGACTATGTCCCTAGCATGGTTTCTATGGCAAGCATTCTAAGAACTCTTGGAGCGAAATCATCGTCAATCGCGAGAACTTTCCTTCGCAGCGCCACCCGCTTAGAGCCAACAAACCATCAAGCCTGGATGGGGCTCGGACTCGTCCTGAAATCTGAAGGATCGGTGCTTGAGGCCGCTGACTGCTTCCAGGCAGCTTACGAGCTCCTAGAGTTGTCACCTATTCAGGATTTCTCCGAGCAACTGCCCATCTTGCTGCAGTAG